From Triticum urartu cultivar G1812 chromosome 2, Tu2.1, whole genome shotgun sequence, a single genomic window includes:
- the LOC125535987 gene encoding probable protein phosphatase 2C 65 isoform X2 produces MGCAHGKCCLPRGDGGGRREGGGVPGGRGGSTLGRAAVPGAGLALEYATLTVDGLYPDSPGRETQDAYLVATRFAGDPDLHLFAVFDGHGACGAACSGFARDALPRLLLLAAEDDGAGAGGSLLATDPAGAFRAAMIGVNEEMHAAPAVDDSMSGTTAVAALVAGGALHVANVGDSRAVAGVWRDGRVAAEELSWDQTPFRADERARVKACGARVMSVEQVEGVRDPDAEGWLADEGDPPRVWARDGLYPGTAFTRSLGDLAAEGVGVIADPEVKTVEITPAHLFFVVASDGVFEFLSSQEVVDMVAMHQDPRDACAAIAAESYKLWLEHENRTDDITIIIVHIRDAQNGVTKRTPAAPGRR; encoded by the exons ATGGGGTGCGCGCACGGCAAGTGCTGCCTGCCGCGGGGCGACGGCGGGGGGCGGCGGGAAGGCGGCGGCGTGCCGGGCGGCCGCGGCGGCTCCACCCTCGGCCGCGCCGCGGTGCCGGGGGCCGGCCTGGCGCTGGAGTACGCCACGCTGACGGTCGACGGCCTCTACCCGGACTCCCCGGGCCGGGAGACGCAGGACGCGTACCTGGTGGCCACGCGCTTCGCGGGCGACCCCGATCTCCACCTCTTCGCCGTCTTCGACGGCCACGGCGCCTGCGGGGCCGCCTGCTCCGGGTTCGCGCGCGACGCGCTcccgcgcctcctcctcctcgcggccgaggacgacggcgccggcgccggcgggaGCCTCCTCGCGACGGACCCCGCGGGCGCGTTCCGGGCGGCGATGATTGGGGTCAACGAGGAGATGCACGCGGCGCCGGCCGTCGACGACTCCATGAGCGGGACCACGGCCGTGGCCGCGCTCGTGGCCGGCGGCGCGCTCCACGTGGCCAACGTCGGGGACTCGCGCGCGGTCGCCGGGGTCTGGCGCGACGGCCGCGTCGCCGCCGAGGAGCTGTCGTGGGACCAGACGCCGTTCCGCGCCGACGAGCGCGCGCGCGTCAAGGCCTGCGGCGCGCGGGTCATGTCGGTCGAGCAGGTGGAGGGCGTGCGCGACCCGGACGCCGAGGGCTGGCTCGCCGACGAGGGGGACCCGCCTCGCGTCTGGGCCCGCGACGGCCTCTACCCGGGCACGGCCTTCACGCGCAGCCTCGGCGACCTCGCCGCCGAGGGCGTCGGGGTCATCGCCGACCCTGAGGTGAAGACCGTGGAGATCACCCCGGCCCACCTCTTCTTCGTCGTCGCAAGCGATGGCGTCTTCGAGTTCCTCTCCAGCCAGGAAGTCGTCGACATG GTGGCTATGCATCAAGACCCTCGAGATGCTTGCGCAGCAATCGCTGCAGAGTCATACAAACTATGGCTAGAGCACGAAAACAGGACAGATGATATAACAATAATCATCGTGCATATCCGGGATGCTCAAAAT GGAGTGACAAAGAGAACTCCAGCAGCACCGGGGCGCCGATAG
- the LOC125535987 gene encoding probable protein phosphatase 2C 65 isoform X1: MGCAHGKCCLPRGDGGGRREGGGVPGGRGGSTLGRAAVPGAGLALEYATLTVDGLYPDSPGRETQDAYLVATRFAGDPDLHLFAVFDGHGACGAACSGFARDALPRLLLLAAEDDGAGAGGSLLATDPAGAFRAAMIGVNEEMHAAPAVDDSMSGTTAVAALVAGGALHVANVGDSRAVAGVWRDGRVAAEELSWDQTPFRADERARVKACGARVMSVEQVEGVRDPDAEGWLADEGDPPRVWARDGLYPGTAFTRSLGDLAAEGVGVIADPEVKTVEITPAHLFFVVASDGVFEFLSSQEVVDMVAMHQDPRDACAAIAAESYKLWLEHENRTDDITIIIVHIRDAQNVLQGVTKRTPAAPGRR, from the exons ATGGGGTGCGCGCACGGCAAGTGCTGCCTGCCGCGGGGCGACGGCGGGGGGCGGCGGGAAGGCGGCGGCGTGCCGGGCGGCCGCGGCGGCTCCACCCTCGGCCGCGCCGCGGTGCCGGGGGCCGGCCTGGCGCTGGAGTACGCCACGCTGACGGTCGACGGCCTCTACCCGGACTCCCCGGGCCGGGAGACGCAGGACGCGTACCTGGTGGCCACGCGCTTCGCGGGCGACCCCGATCTCCACCTCTTCGCCGTCTTCGACGGCCACGGCGCCTGCGGGGCCGCCTGCTCCGGGTTCGCGCGCGACGCGCTcccgcgcctcctcctcctcgcggccgaggacgacggcgccggcgccggcgggaGCCTCCTCGCGACGGACCCCGCGGGCGCGTTCCGGGCGGCGATGATTGGGGTCAACGAGGAGATGCACGCGGCGCCGGCCGTCGACGACTCCATGAGCGGGACCACGGCCGTGGCCGCGCTCGTGGCCGGCGGCGCGCTCCACGTGGCCAACGTCGGGGACTCGCGCGCGGTCGCCGGGGTCTGGCGCGACGGCCGCGTCGCCGCCGAGGAGCTGTCGTGGGACCAGACGCCGTTCCGCGCCGACGAGCGCGCGCGCGTCAAGGCCTGCGGCGCGCGGGTCATGTCGGTCGAGCAGGTGGAGGGCGTGCGCGACCCGGACGCCGAGGGCTGGCTCGCCGACGAGGGGGACCCGCCTCGCGTCTGGGCCCGCGACGGCCTCTACCCGGGCACGGCCTTCACGCGCAGCCTCGGCGACCTCGCCGCCGAGGGCGTCGGGGTCATCGCCGACCCTGAGGTGAAGACCGTGGAGATCACCCCGGCCCACCTCTTCTTCGTCGTCGCAAGCGATGGCGTCTTCGAGTTCCTCTCCAGCCAGGAAGTCGTCGACATG GTGGCTATGCATCAAGACCCTCGAGATGCTTGCGCAGCAATCGCTGCAGAGTCATACAAACTATGGCTAGAGCACGAAAACAGGACAGATGATATAACAATAATCATCGTGCATATCCGGGATGCTCAAAAT GTCCTGCAGGGAGTGACAAAGAGAACTCCAGCAGCACCGGGGCGCCGATAG